The following are encoded in a window of Schistocerca cancellata isolate TAMUIC-IGC-003103 unplaced genomic scaffold, iqSchCanc2.1 HiC_scaffold_1150, whole genome shotgun sequence genomic DNA:
- the LOC126159973 gene encoding uncharacterized protein LOC126159973 isoform X2, with translation MHVCWWRLIVAMVALPLVAGVVIILMCFVCCPLLWKEIPNTAQSDYYRTPLYVVGVLALWVLFAIGIFFLWWRRKPKVIVDDSTDMIVDEPIKVIFDEPIKVIVDEPSKLIVDEPTKLIVDEPTKVIVDEPSKVIVDETTVLPAAEA, from the coding sequence ATGCACGTGTGCTGGTGGCGGCTGATCGTGGCGATGGTGGCGCTGCCGTTGGTGGCGGGCGTGGTCATCATCCTCATGTGCTTCGTCTGCTGCCCGCTGCTGTGGAAGGAGATACCCAACACGGCGCAGAGCGACTACTACCGCACGCCGCTCTACGTGGTGGGAGTGTTGGCGCTGTGGGTGCTCTTCGCCATCGGCATCTTCTTCCTCTGGTGGCGCCGCAAGCCCAAAGTGATCGTCGACGATTCCACTGACATGATCGTCGACGAGCCCATCAAAGTGATCTTCGACGAGCCCATCAAAGTGATCGTGGACGAGCCCAGCAAACTGATCGTTGACGAGCCCACAAAACTGATCGTCGACGAGCCCACCAAAGTGATCGTCGACGAGCCCAGCAAG
- the LOC126159973 gene encoding uncharacterized protein LOC126159973 isoform X1 gives MHVCWWRLIVAMVALPLVAGVVIILMCFVCCPLLWKEIPNTAQSDYYRTPLYVVGVLALWVLFAIGIFFLWWRRKPKVIVDDSTDMIVDEPIKVIFDEPIKVIVDEPSKLIVDEPTKLIVDEPTKVIVDEPSKVIVDETTVLPDAKA, from the coding sequence ATGCACGTGTGCTGGTGGCGGCTGATCGTGGCGATGGTGGCGCTGCCGTTGGTGGCGGGCGTGGTCATCATCCTCATGTGCTTCGTCTGCTGCCCGCTGCTGTGGAAGGAGATACCCAACACGGCGCAGAGCGACTACTACCGCACGCCGCTCTACGTGGTGGGAGTGTTGGCGCTGTGGGTGCTCTTCGCCATCGGCATCTTCTTCCTCTGGTGGCGCCGCAAGCCCAAAGTGATCGTCGACGATTCCACTGACATGATCGTCGACGAGCCCATCAAAGTGATCTTCGACGAGCCCATCAAAGTGATCGTGGACGAGCCCAGCAAACTGATCGTTGACGAGCCCACAAAACTGATCGTCGACGAGCCCACCAAAGTGATCGTCGACGAGCCCAGCAAGGTGATCGTCGACGAGACCACCGTGCTCCCTGACGCCAAGGCGTGA